The window GCGGCCGGGCGCGCGGGTTCCTGACCCTTCGCCCCACGAACACACCGGTACGCCGGGCGGCGCGGAACACGCGCCGCCCGGCGTACCGTCGTTCCGGGCCCGGGCGCCCCTTCGGCGACAGGGCCTACCGGACCATCCTGGCCTGGAGCTTCGCCAGCGTCCGCAGGTCCAGGCCGAGGCCGTCCGTGAGGTAGCCGTAGAAGCCGCCGTAGTCCGCCTCCATGCGGGCGGTCGCGGCGGCGAGGTAGTCCGGCCGGACCTCCTGGAGCGGGATCAGCAGGTCCGGGTTCTGCATCCGGCCCGACTGCTTGAGGCCGGCCCGCACCTGGGCGTCGTACGCCGCGCGGAAGGTGTTCGAGGCGAGGTAGTCGCGCTCGGCGGTGTCCTCGGGAACGGCGAGGGCGCGCAGCAGGACGTAACTCATCCAGCCCGTGCGGTCCTTGCCCGAGGTGCAGTGGTACAGCAGCGGGCCCTGCCCGCCGTCGGCGATCTCCCGCAGGGTGGTCGCGAACTGCGCCCGGTTCTCGGGGCTCGTCACGAACGTGCGGTAGATGTCGCGCATGTAGGCCTCCGCGCGACCGCCGCCGAGCATCTGCTCCTGCGTGGCGGGGTCCCCGCTGGCGATCGCGCCGACCAGGGTCGCGTACAGGCCCAGGTCGCTGACGGGGCGGGCGGTGGAGACGAGTCCGGCGGGCAGCTTGTCGGCGCCGTCGTACTGGACCTCCATCGGGATGCGGAAGTCGACGACCTTGCGCAGGCCGAGGCCGGAGACGGTGATGAGGTCGGCCGGGGTCAACCTGCCGAGCGCGTCGGAGCGGTAGACCAGTCCCTGACGGACCTGCCCACCGGTCCAGGTGCGGTACCCGCCCAGGTCACGGACGTTGACCGCGCCCTGGAGGGGGATCTGACGGATCGTTTCCGCCGACGGGCGGTACCGCTCGGCGGAAGCGGCGGTACCGGTGACCGCGGCGGTACCGGTCGCCGCGCCGGGCGACGGTGCGGCGTACGCGGCGGCGGGCAGGGTCCCGGCGGCGAGGGCGGCGGCGAGTACCGCGGTCGCCAGGCGGATTCGGGCACGGCTCATCTGGGGCGACTCCTGTAACGGAGAAGGGGGATCACCCTGGTGGTGGCAGGGTGCCGAGCGAGTGCGGGGGGCCCGGGTCGTGCAGTCGGTCCAGCACGGTGTGGGCCTCGGCCATGACCCGGGCGACGAGTTCCGCACACGACGGAAGATCCTCGATCACGCCCGCGACCTGGCCCGATGCCATGACGCCGAGGTCCGTACGGCCCTCGACCATGGACGCCTTGAGGAGCATGGGGGTGTTCGCGGCGAGCAGGACCTGGCTCCAGGACAGCTCCTTGCCGTGTTTCATCGCCAGGCCGTCGCGCACCATCTGCGGCCAGGACAGCCCCGACAGCTTCCGGAAGCCGGCCGCGTGCCGCACCGCCTTGGCGAGGGCCCGCGCGCGGCCCGCCCGCTCCAGGGAGGTGACCAGCTCGCTGCGGAGCATCCGGTGCGGCAGCCCGTCGACGGCGGTGGTGACGGTGACGTCCCTGACCGTGGCCTTCAGGTACTCGGCCTTGACGGCGTCCGGGACGGTGGAGTCCGAGGTGAGCAGGAAGCGGGTGCCCATGGCGATGCCCGCCGCCCCGTACGACAGCGCGGCGACCAGGCCGCGACCGTCGTGGAAACCGCCCGCGGCGATCACCGGGATGTCCACCGCGTCCACCACCTGCGGCAGCAGCACCGTCGTGGCCACGTCCCCGGTGTGCCCGCCGCCCTCGCCGCCCTGCACGATCACCGCGTCGGCGCCCCAGGCGGCGACCTTCTCGGCGTGCCGCCGGGCCCCGATCGAGGGGACGACGACCACGCCCGCGTCCTTGAGCCGGGCGATCAGCTCCTTCGACGGGGCGAGGGCGAACGAGGCGACCCGGACCCCCTCGTCGACGATCAGCCGGACCCGCTCGACGGCGTCCCCGGCGTCCGCGCGCAGATTGACCCCGAACGGGGCGTCCGTACGGGACTTCACCTCGTGGATCGCCGCACGCAACTGCTCCGTCGTCATCGTCGCCGAGGCCAGGATCCCCAGCGCCCCCGCGTTCGCCGCCGCCGACACCAGTCGGGGGCCGGCCACCCAGCCCATGCCCGTCTGCACGATCGGGTGGCGGACCCCGACCAGCCTGGTGAATGCCGTTTCCATGCCCTCAGACCCGCACTTCCCGGTCGCGCAGCCCCTTGGGGTCGACGACCTCGCGGATCAGCCGCAGTTCCTCCGGCGTCGGCTCCCGGGTGTACGGGACCTCGCCGGCGATCGCGAGCTCGAAACCGGTGGCCTCCCGGACCTGCTCGACGCTCACGCCCGGATGCACCGACACCAGGCGCATGGCGTGGTCCGGGCCGGCGAAGTCGAAGACCCCGAGATCGCTCACCACGCGCGGCAAGCGGTGGAAGCGGGTCGCCCCGGCCGCCTCCGCGCGGTCGTAGCCGACGCCGCAGACCATGTCGACCCGCTCCACGAACACCCGGCGGGAATGCTTCGGGATCCAGTAACTCACCGGATTGTTGAGGGTGTTGACGGGCGCCCCGCGCACCCCGAGGAGCTGGCGGGTCGGCCGCTCCCAGTCCCCCACGCAAGAGATGTTCTGGTTGCCGTACCGGTCGATCTGGCTCGCGCCCATCATCACGTGCCGCCGGCCGCCGGTGACCATCGTGAGGTGACGGCGGTACGGCAGCCAGCCCTCGGGCGTCCCGTCGAGCCCGACCAGCGTGGCCTCACCGTCGGTCAACAGCAGGTCGGGGGAGAAGGTCCGCTTCGCGAGACGGGCCCCGAAGGACGGGATCAGACCCATCGGGGAGGCGAGCACCTCGCCGTCGCCCCGCCACGCCTCGGCGCAGGCGATCACGCAGTACTCGGCGCGACTGACGCCCGCGGTGGCCTCTGACGCTGTGCTCACTGCTGCTCCTCGTGCCAGGTCCGCACGGCGGACTGGTAGTCGTGCTCGCTCGCGCCGGAGAGGAACCGGGCGGCGAACTCGGGCCAGGGGGTGCTCGCGTACAGCTTCTGGAAGGGCTCGTCGCGGTCGTGGTCGGGCACGCAGGAGGTGAAGTGCGCGCCGTTCGGGGTCTCCACCACCCCGGTGACGGAATGCCGGCTGACCAGCAGGGACTGTGGCGGACCGGCCTTGGACAGCTCGGCGGTCTCGACGAGCCGCTCGCAGGAGACGTACGCGGCGTCCGCGGCCTCGCAGAACAGGTCGTCGAAGTACGGGTCGGGGCCCAGGTACTGGGCGTTGCCGAGGCGGTCGGCGCGGTTGAGGTGGACGAGCGCGGCGTCCATGCGCAGCGCGGGGACGGCGACGAACTCCTCGCCGTCCTCGTACGGGGAGGTCACGGTCCGCAGGTTCGGGTTGACCCGCATGACGTCGGAGCCGAGACCGGCGCGGACGGGCAGGAAGGGCAGCCGGTTGGCGGCGGCGTGCAGCCCCCACATGAACATGGCCTCGTCGAGCTCGGTGAGGGCGAAGGCGCCGCGCTCGCGGGCCGCCCGGTAGTGCGGCTCCAGCGGGATCGAGTCGAGGGTGACGAAGGGCGTGACGAGCCGGCGGATCCGACCCGCGGCGGCCAGCAGGCCGACGTCGGGGCCGCCGTACGAGACCACGGTGAGATCGGTGATCTCGGATCGGAGCAGTGCCCGTACCAGGGCCATGGGCTTGCGCCGCGACCCCCAGCCGCCGATGCCGACGGTCATCCCGCTGCGCAGCCGCCCGACCACCTCCTCGGGGGACATCACCTTGTCCGACGCCGCTGTGCCGCTCATGCCTCGTCCGCCTTTCCGAAGGTGTCGCGGACCCGGTCGGCGACACCGCTGAGATTGGCCTCGAAGGTGAAGCCCTGCTCGAAGCGGTAGCTGCGCCGCACGTCCACGGGGTCGATGCCGTTGATGGCGGCCTTGGCCAGCCGGATCAGCAGGCCGTCCTTGCGGGCGATCTCGGCGGCGAGTTCCAGCGCCGCCGCCCGCAGCCCGGCGGGCGGGACCACCTTCCACACCGAACCGTGCGCGTGCAGTTCGGCGGCGCCGACCGTCCGCGAGGTGTAGTACAGGGTGCGCATCAGGTGTTGGGGGACGAGGCGGGCCAGGTGCGTGGCCGCGCCGAGCGCGCCCCGGTCCAGTTCCGGCAGCCCGAAGACGGCGTCGTCGGAGGCGACGATCGCGTCGGCGTTGCCGACCAGGCCGATCCCGCCGCCCAGGCAGAAGCCGTTCACGGCGGCCACGACGGGGACCTCGCACTCGTACACGGCGGCGAAGGCCTCGTAGCAGCCCCGGTTGGCGCCGATCAGGGCGTCGTGACCGGTGTCGCGCTGCATCTCCTTGATGTCCACGCCGGCGTTGAAGCCCCGGCCCTCGGCGGCGAGGACGACGCACCGGACGTCGGGGTCGCGGCCGGCGGCGCGCAGGGCGTCGGCCAGCTCGTACCAGCCGTGTACGGGCAGAGCGTTGACGGGCGGGAAGTCGACTGTGACGAGTGCGATGCCCTTGTCGGGGCCGGAGGTGGAGACACCCATGAGCGGATCAGCTACCTTTCCACCAAACATTTGTTAGGTGAGGAAGGTAGCAGCCGATGGAGCTCAACGGGAGGGTCGTCGTCGTCACCGGCGGAACCCGGGGCGTCGGCGCCGGCATCGCGCGGTCGTTCCTCGCGGCCGGCGCGGAGGTGCTCGTCTGCGCCCGCCGACCACCGGACGAACCGGTGGCCGCGGCGGGCCGGACGGCCGCCTTCACGGCGCTCGACCTGCGCGATCCGGCCGCCGTGACGGAGTTCTTCGCGGCGGCCGCGCACCGGTACGGGCGGCTCGACTGCCTGGTGAACAACGCGGGCGGCACCCCGTACCGGCTGCTGGGGGAGGGCGACGCCGAACGGCACGCGCGGGTCGTCGAACTGAACCTGGTGGCCCCCATGACCGCCTCACTGGCGGCGTACCCGTGGCTGCGGGACTCGCACGGCTCGGTCGTGATGATCGGAAGCGTCAGCGGCACCCGCCCCTCGCCCGGCACGGCCGCCTACGGCGCCGCCAAGGCGGGACTGGAGAACCTGGCCCGATCGATGGCCGTGGAGTGGGCGCCCGAGGTACGGGTCAACTCGCTGCTCCTCGGCATGGTGCGCACCGAACTGTCCCACCTGCACTACGGGGACGAGGCCGGGATCGCCGCGGTCGGCGCGACCGTGCCGCTGGGACGACTGGCCGACCCGACGGACGTGGGCGAGGCGGCGGTGTTCCTCGCCGGAGACCGGGCCGGATACGTGAGCGGCGCGAGCCTGCTCGTGCACGGGGGCGGCGAACGCCCGGCCTTCCTGGACGCGGCGACTGTCAACAAGGAGAACTGAGATGGGACTTGCCGAAGGACGTGTGGTCATCGTGACGGGCGCGGGTCGGGGGCTGGGCCGCGCCCACGCGCTGGCCTTCGCGGCGGAAGGGGCGAAGGTGGTCGTCAACGACCTGGGGGTCGGGCTCGACGGGCTGCCCGGCCCGGACGGTCCGGCGGCCCGGGTCGTCGAGGAGATCCGCGCGCTGGGCGGGGAGGCGCTGGCGCACGGCGGGGACATCGCCACCTCGCGGGGCGCGGCCTCGCTCGTCGCGGACGCCGTCGCCACCTTCGGGCGGCTGGACACCCTGGTCAACAACGCCGGTTTCCTGCGGGACCGGATGCTGGTCAACCTGGACGAGGACGACTGGGACGCGGTGATGCGCGTGCACCTGAAGGGGCACTTCCTGCCCCTCAAGCACGCCGCCGCGCACTGGCGGGCGCAGGCGAAGGCGGGCCGGCCCGTCGCGGCGCGGGTGGTCAACACCTCCTCGGGCGCGGGACTGCTCGGATCGGTGGGGCAGGGCAACTACAGCGCGGCCAAGGCCGGGATCCTCGGCCTGACGCTGGTCGCGGCGGAGGAGATGGGCCGGTACGGAGTCCAGGTCAACGCCATCGCCCCGGCGGCCCGCACCCGGATGACGGAGGAGACCTTCGCCCGGACCATGGCGGCGCCGGCGGCCGGGGAGTTCGACGCGATGGCCCCGGAGAACGTGTCGCCGCTGGTGGTGTGGCTGGGCTCGGACGCCTCGGCCGGGGTGAACGGCCGGGTCTTCGAGGCGGAGGGCGGCCGGATCACGGTCATGGAGGGCTGGCGGCCGGGCCCGACGGCGGAGCGCGGCGAACGCTGGACCCCGGCGGAGGCGGGGGAGGCGGCGACGAAGCTCCTGTCGGCAGCGGAGGCACCACAGCCGGTGTACGGGGCGCGGTAGTCCGGGGCGACGCCCCGCCCCCCTCCCTGGACTTCCCTCGAAGGGAGGGGAGTCGAGGGAATCAGGCCACCTCCGCGCGCAGGCCTGGTTACGCTCGGCCACGGACTGGACCCGACCGAACGCCGCACGGCGCGAGCATGGGGGTGACCGCCCGTGGTCAACATCCGCAACCTCGACCCCAGCGCATCGCCGCTGGACTACTACGGCTCCGAACTGCGCCGCCTGAGGGAGGAGGCCGGGCTCAAACAGGGGCAGCTCGGCGACATCATCTTCTGCGCGGGCTCCCTGGTCGGACAGATCGAGACGGCGAGGAAGGTACCCACCCGCGCGTTCTCGGACCGGGTGGACGCGGCGCTGGTGACGGGCGGGGTGTTCTCCCGGCTGGTGGGGCTGGTGCTGAGGAGCCAGTTGCCAAGCTGGTTCCAGGCGTACGCGGAGATGGAGGCCAAGGCGGCGTACATCTCCTCCTTCCAGGCGCAGTTGGTGTACGGGCTGTTGCAGACGGAGGAGTATGCGCGAGCCCTGCTCGGTGTGGACCGCCCGGGCCAAGTCGACGAGCTGTTGGCGGCCCGAATGGAACGGCAGCAAATCCTGAAGCGGGACAACCCGCCCGCCCTGTGGGTGGTGCTCGCCGAGGCGGTGTTGCACCAAGAGGTCGGCGGGCGACCGGTCATGCGGGACCAACTTGCACACCTGTTGACCTTCCTCGACCATCCCTGGGTGAAGATCCAGGTGCTGCCCTTCTCGATCGGGCAGCACACGGGAATGATGGGCCCCTTCAACCTCCTGCGCTTCGACAGCGACCCTGACCTGTTCTACGAAGAGGGCTATGCGGACGGGTACATGACCGCCAACCCTTCAGTGATCAGGGAGCGTTCGGTCGGATACGCTCGATTGCAGGCCGCAGCCCTCTCGCCCGAAGGCTCGACCCAGCTGATCGCCCGCGTAATGGAGGAGCGCTATGGGGACAAGCCCGAACCTGACGGACGCGGTGTGGCGTAAGTCGTCGTACAGCGGAACCACCGGCGGCGACTGCGTCGAGTGCACCCCCCTCGGCGCCTCCGCCTGGCGTAAGTCCAGCTACAGCGGCTCCGGCGGCGGCGACTGCGTCGAGGTCGCCTCCCAGCCCTGCCTGGTCGCCGTGCGGGACTCCAAGGACCCCGACGGCCCCGTCTTCACCGTCGGCCGCGCCGCCTTCGCCGCCTTCGTCGGGGCCCTGTAGGCGTCGGGGGGCGTCCGCGCACAGAGAAAGAAGCTCCGGGCCCGGCCCCCTGGCGAGGGGTCGGATCCGGAGCTTCTCTCGTGCGATGGAGTATGACTACCCGCTACATCCACCCGCTGAACCGCAGTCGGCCCATCATGTTGTCCGCAACCTGTTGCGAGACCGCCGGCGCGGTTCAGGTGTCGCACTCCAGGACCGTGCGGCACAGCCCGCAGCGGGCCCGGACGGGCCCGCCGACCGGCAGCCGCAGCCACTGCCGGCAGACCGGGCACGGGAAGCTCACCCGTTGCCCGTCCGCGTGCCGCTCGAAGCGGTACGGGGCCCCCGGCGCGGCGGATCCGGTCCGGCGGTCGCGCGCGTAACGCAGGCGTTCCGGCCAGGAGGCGGCCGCCAGCGGGGCGCGGCGGCGGTCCCGGGCCGCGAGGGCGCGACCGCGCGCGTACGCCTCGTACGCCCGGGGGCCGGTGAACCGGGTGGAGAGGTCCTCGCCGATCAGCTCGCCGCGCTTGGCGAGGACGTAACCGAACTCCTCCGGGGTGAGGTAGCCGAGCTTCTGGTGCGTCAACTCGTCCTCGCGGTAGGCGTCGAGGAGCAGCCAGCCCGCGCCCAGGTAGGCGGCGGTGGTGTCGGTGAGGATCTCGTTCTCCTCGGTGGTGGGAAACCGCAGGTCCAGGCGGTGCAGCAGGACGTGGGCGACCTCGTGGGCGAGCGCCGCCGCGAGGTCCCGGCGGTGGGTCAGGAAGCGTTCGTTGACCTCGACGAAGTACTCGGGACCCGGGCCGAGTTCCACCGTGGCCGCCTCCGTCATCGCCCGGTAGCCGATCACCAGCCGGGCGTCCGGCAGCCGCAGTCCGCGCACCACGGCGCGGGCCACGCGCTGCGCCCCGAGGTGGGGGTCGTCCTCGGGCGTGAACTCCGCGTCGGCGGCGGGCAGGCCCGCGTCGTAGGCGCGGATCCCGTCGTACGACAGGCGGCGGAAGAGGGCGGTCAGCGCGCGGTGAACCGTGTCCAAGTGCGGAAATCCGTGCTCGACCGGGCTGCCGCGCCCGTGGTTCTGCGTCATGCGGGCCCCCACGCCGAAAGTTGTCCGAAAACGCGTTCTTGATGTCGGTCACACGCGAGATGTGTCATGGA of the Streptomyces sp. NBC_01426 genome contains:
- a CDS encoding tyrosine-protein phosphatase → MSRARIRLATAVLAAALAAGTLPAAAYAAPSPGAATGTAAVTGTAASAERYRPSAETIRQIPLQGAVNVRDLGGYRTWTGGQVRQGLVYRSDALGRLTPADLITVSGLGLRKVVDFRIPMEVQYDGADKLPAGLVSTARPVSDLGLYATLVGAIASGDPATQEQMLGGGRAEAYMRDIYRTFVTSPENRAQFATTLREIADGGQGPLLYHCTSGKDRTGWMSYVLLRALAVPEDTAERDYLASNTFRAAYDAQVRAGLKQSGRMQNPDLLIPLQEVRPDYLAAATARMEADYGGFYGYLTDGLGLDLRTLAKLQARMVR
- a CDS encoding NAD(P)H-dependent flavin oxidoreductase yields the protein METAFTRLVGVRHPIVQTGMGWVAGPRLVSAAANAGALGILASATMTTEQLRAAIHEVKSRTDAPFGVNLRADAGDAVERVRLIVDEGVRVASFALAPSKELIARLKDAGVVVVPSIGARRHAEKVAAWGADAVIVQGGEGGGHTGDVATTVLLPQVVDAVDIPVIAAGGFHDGRGLVAALSYGAAGIAMGTRFLLTSDSTVPDAVKAEYLKATVRDVTVTTAVDGLPHRMLRSELVTSLERAGRARALAKAVRHAAGFRKLSGLSWPQMVRDGLAMKHGKELSWSQVLLAANTPMLLKASMVEGRTDLGVMASGQVAGVIEDLPSCAELVARVMAEAHTVLDRLHDPGPPHSLGTLPPPG
- a CDS encoding CoA-transferase subunit beta, producing the protein MSTASEATAGVSRAEYCVIACAEAWRGDGEVLASPMGLIPSFGARLAKRTFSPDLLLTDGEATLVGLDGTPEGWLPYRRHLTMVTGGRRHVMMGASQIDRYGNQNISCVGDWERPTRQLLGVRGAPVNTLNNPVSYWIPKHSRRVFVERVDMVCGVGYDRAEAAGATRFHRLPRVVSDLGVFDFAGPDHAMRLVSVHPGVSVEQVREATGFELAIAGEVPYTREPTPEELRLIREVVDPKGLRDREVRV
- a CDS encoding CoA transferase subunit A → MSGTAASDKVMSPEEVVGRLRSGMTVGIGGWGSRRKPMALVRALLRSEITDLTVVSYGGPDVGLLAAAGRIRRLVTPFVTLDSIPLEPHYRAARERGAFALTELDEAMFMWGLHAAANRLPFLPVRAGLGSDVMRVNPNLRTVTSPYEDGEEFVAVPALRMDAALVHLNRADRLGNAQYLGPDPYFDDLFCEAADAAYVSCERLVETAELSKAGPPQSLLVSRHSVTGVVETPNGAHFTSCVPDHDRDEPFQKLYASTPWPEFAARFLSGASEHDYQSAVRTWHEEQQ
- a CDS encoding enoyl-CoA hydratase family protein, with protein sequence MGVSTSGPDKGIALVTVDFPPVNALPVHGWYELADALRAAGRDPDVRCVVLAAEGRGFNAGVDIKEMQRDTGHDALIGANRGCYEAFAAVYECEVPVVAAVNGFCLGGGIGLVGNADAIVASDDAVFGLPELDRGALGAATHLARLVPQHLMRTLYYTSRTVGAAELHAHGSVWKVVPPAGLRAAALELAAEIARKDGLLIRLAKAAINGIDPVDVRRSYRFEQGFTFEANLSGVADRVRDTFGKADEA
- a CDS encoding SDR family oxidoreductase, with the translated sequence MELNGRVVVVTGGTRGVGAGIARSFLAAGAEVLVCARRPPDEPVAAAGRTAAFTALDLRDPAAVTEFFAAAAHRYGRLDCLVNNAGGTPYRLLGEGDAERHARVVELNLVAPMTASLAAYPWLRDSHGSVVMIGSVSGTRPSPGTAAYGAAKAGLENLARSMAVEWAPEVRVNSLLLGMVRTELSHLHYGDEAGIAAVGATVPLGRLADPTDVGEAAVFLAGDRAGYVSGASLLVHGGGERPAFLDAATVNKEN
- a CDS encoding SDR family oxidoreductase is translated as MGLAEGRVVIVTGAGRGLGRAHALAFAAEGAKVVVNDLGVGLDGLPGPDGPAARVVEEIRALGGEALAHGGDIATSRGAASLVADAVATFGRLDTLVNNAGFLRDRMLVNLDEDDWDAVMRVHLKGHFLPLKHAAAHWRAQAKAGRPVAARVVNTSSGAGLLGSVGQGNYSAAKAGILGLTLVAAEEMGRYGVQVNAIAPAARTRMTEETFARTMAAPAAGEFDAMAPENVSPLVVWLGSDASAGVNGRVFEAEGGRITVMEGWRPGPTAERGERWTPAEAGEAATKLLSAAEAPQPVYGAR
- a CDS encoding helix-turn-helix domain-containing protein, with protein sequence MVNIRNLDPSASPLDYYGSELRRLREEAGLKQGQLGDIIFCAGSLVGQIETARKVPTRAFSDRVDAALVTGGVFSRLVGLVLRSQLPSWFQAYAEMEAKAAYISSFQAQLVYGLLQTEEYARALLGVDRPGQVDELLAARMERQQILKRDNPPALWVVLAEAVLHQEVGGRPVMRDQLAHLLTFLDHPWVKIQVLPFSIGQHTGMMGPFNLLRFDSDPDLFYEEGYADGYMTANPSVIRERSVGYARLQAAALSPEGSTQLIARVMEERYGDKPEPDGRGVA
- a CDS encoding DUF397 domain-containing protein; this encodes MGTSPNLTDAVWRKSSYSGTTGGDCVECTPLGASAWRKSSYSGSGGGDCVEVASQPCLVAVRDSKDPDGPVFTVGRAAFAAFVGAL